The genomic window ATGCGCTTGTGCAGCTTTTTGAAAAGGACAGCTCCAGCAGACTCTACAAGGTCACCATCCTGCCGAAGGGTCCATCTTTGGGGCATACTGCCCACGTGCCGCAAATGGACAAGTACTCATACACTGCTGCCGAGTATATGTCTAACATTCGCGTGCTTCTTGGAGGGAAAATGGCTGAAGAGATGAGATATGGTGACGATAAGGTTACGTCTGGAGTATCAAATGTAAGTGGGCTCTTGGTTAAggcttttgtttttggcaTTTATTGATGTTTACTGACGTTTGCCCCGCGTAGGACTTGGAGAAGGCTACTGATTTGAGTTTCATGATGATCACCAACTTTGGCATGTCGAATGTGCTGGGACCCGTGGAGTATGGCAGAAGATATGAAAATCTCAGCTCCGAAACTCGAGCTATGATTGAAGGAGAAGTTCAAAAGACTCTGAAGAAATTATATGAGGACGTAAGAAAACTACTCACGGAAAAGCGGAAGGAGCTCGACCTTTTGGCgcaagctcttgttcagTATGAGACTCTGGACAAGAAGGAAGTGGAGCTGGTGATTCGAGGAGAGAAGCTGCCAGGGCGAAGCATTGTCCCCAGGGGCCCGCTGGTATTGCCAATTCCTTCGGATACACCCCAACCACCCGGTCTGGGCAATGTTCCGCATCCACAGCCATCCGGGTCAGAGGCACCGCCACCAGCCCAGGCGGATTCATCAGGAGTTGACAGTTGAAACGTCGGTATCGGCATCAGGTGGAGTAGGGCCGGGGTAGTTGGAAGGAAGCAGAGACAGATGACAGATGGCTGCGTGTGTAACCCTTGACAGAGCATGGGAAAGCTTGTTCCCGGCCTGGACTCAAGTTGACGATGTATTCTCTCAAGAGCGGATGTCGGGCGGTTGCCCCTTTGTACATTTACGGGTTTAGGCTATATACCATTCAATGCATATTTTCTTGTGTCGATGGACTTGATGATGTTTTGGTTGAATGCTGTTTCTGTGAAGGGCAATGCCGGATGTCAAATCAACAGTGTTGGCTTACCTCATATCATGTTGCATTACGGCCACTCAGTACAGATTGGACGTAATGTCAAGGTCGCCGAAAGAAAACTGCAGACAATCTCGAAGCGAAGCAAGCGGCAATGCAAGCATTTTACCCAAATCATGTGCCGACATATCAATGTATTCCGAAGCATGATCTTGTTCGGCGATTATGTGTCGTCGCCGCCCCGCATCCAAACACACGTCAAGCATAAAATACGGCAGCCTCGACTCTCGTTCTTGCTGCAAAAACAACCCGATCAGGCTGAGCAGAAGCCAAAAGGGGAAGGACCGCACAGAATTCACATCTACGCGAGCCTGCAAGTCACACATTTTTTTTACTTCAAtgctctcttttttttctttttcgtgTTTTTTCTTTGATTTATAATCACAAACCAGCGTCACCTTTTCTTTACTCACCCAGCGTGACGTGACGCACGTATGCGCAATACAATCACATCAGTCTCCCCCACCCCGGTGGTCCCGTCTCCCGTCTCCCGTCCCGTCGCGTATCTGCAATATGCCAGACAACACAGCACACACCCTCACACAGTGAAAGGGGGGGAAAACCAAGGATACCCTCTTTCCGCCCTACCGTACGGAGGGAGtacgcagtacggagtagtactgcCACTTCCTCGTAGCTGACGGATTGCGACTCCCATTGTGAACCGATTGGGTCGTGTGACCTGGCCGCACATGGCCGGGCTTTGTCTATTCGCCCCCGGGGTTTAACTTTTCTCTGCCTTCTTCGGATAAATGCCACGATGACAGGGGAGAGACAAAAACCGCAGGGAACAAAGCGACTGGCGGGCTCGCGAAGCAAAAGACATGATTGGCACATTTTTGTCTCTGAACACGGGCACATGGCTGTACGACCGGTGTGCTCGGGAGCATGATTGGGTTTTCTCTCCAGCTTTGTAGCGTTCATCTCCTTCCCGCCCGTGGTTCTGTGCAACGCACCGTTATCGTGGGGTTGGTTTCTGTTGTTGACCTTCCTCCACTCTCTCAGGGAAcccgtgtacggagtacatattGCACGTACTGGCAGCGAGGCTTTTAATCCGCTTACGAAAGTGGCGCTTTCTTGGGTATCTCTGGCTTTGGgggccgccgcgcccgtTTCTTCGGCCGTGGGTTCCTCGATGTTTCTTTGGGCACAGAGTGTAGTCGGTACAGAGTCTTCCGTATTGGGGGGCGGGATTGATGACGCCACAACGGCATCGGGTGTCAGTTGCATTGATTTCTTGCATTTcagacaaggacgacaaaaaaggccaagacaACCGGAGAAATACTAGCAAAACCAACATGTCAATAAGCAAGGGCTGTAGATAGTCTCCTGTATCGAGTATACGGAGGACATGGTTGATGCTTGTGACGCAGGGGTTCATTTCACATAAGGCTGACTTGCATGCGTCGCTCGCTCCTCTTGGGCTGCCAACGGCCGAAAACGAGAAAAACAACAGGTACATGGCTGCCAACTTGGCTACGAAGGCACACTTGTCTGTTGTGCATTGGCAGGGTTTAAATTCAAACCTGCATGGGCAGTATGTGTATGCCGGGGAATGGTAAAGGGGCAACGGGAGAATTATAACTCTGTGCGACCCCCGTACGTGATTATACAATACGTCtctcttattttttttcagcTCGAGTGACCCATCCTTTGGTCCTTGTTATTGTACGAGTCGTTTTTTCCGGGGTCAAGCAGggcaagaaaaagaagacgacggcagaCGAAAAGAAGAGTATGTACTATTGAGCGGCACGCTGCATGTTGTGCGACAATATTAACCCCCATCGTCACTGACCTCAATGTCTCTCGCTTGGAGGGCGTGAATCAATCGCCGTACATGGACCCATCcggcttcttttcctcttGATTTATTTCTTCTCCCTCAGAGGGGGCTATTCAATGCGTCCCCGTCTTTTTATTCTGGCTCTTGCCCTTCCCCCTCGTCACCCCTCCTTGTGACACATTATATGATAGGGAAAAAAACTGCCCTTTTCGCCTCGATTCCATCCGGCGCAAGCCCGTTGCAAAGAAGCAATCCGTCTTGGCGAAACCTCAAGGGCATCGAGGAAACCAGGCACACCAAAAAATCTGTTACAAGGGCTCTATTGTTATCCCCCCCCTTGGCCACGAATAATGCGTCCTGCCACGTTTTTCTCATCACACTGACTGGGCGGAcggaaaataaaaataaaataaataataggtGGCGGGTTGCGGGAGGGCCTACGAGTCGTCGGTCGTTCCTTCCCTTGCCGGCCTCTCCGTGTATAATTCATGCGGCTCTGGTTATCTGGAAATTAAACAACAAAGCAAGCCATCCTGCGTGGAATTGCCAACCAGAGAACCTTGTTTTTCACCTCTATTGTAAttccttccttctttcttccttcctcccttcatcctcttcttcctcgaccgCGTCCGCTTCTACTTACGTCTACTACGACTTCGCTGGCCGGGAGACGGGCGCCCTTTCTCAGATCAAACCCGGAAGTGGTCTTTTTGACGCCGTTTCTGTTTGAAGACTCCCTCACCTTGTTCGGTCCTCATACTTTGTGGATCCCCCCTCCCAACCATCGAGATACTGGCAGTGCCCGTATGGGAAGCAGATGACAAGCGACACGAGAGcggaaaaaagaaaaagaaaggaaaagcaAGGGTGCGCGCAGCTCGGGGGCGCTCCCCCTTTCCCAGCCTTTTGGATTTCGACTTCGGATGGCATCTGTCGGCGGGGATCGCCTCGTGGAGACGAAATCTGTCATTGGGGACCATCAGGCGATGGCCAGGGCGACGCCGAGGCCTCATCCCTGCGGATGTGGGCGTGTAAGAGCAGCGCCGGGAAGGGGGAGTCGAGCCACAGCCACGCGCGAGTTTATGCGTCGTCCAAGGGACAGCAAAACGCTGGTGCGaacatcgtcgtcgtcttcgacgGTCGGTGCGAATGTTGACCGTCATGGTTGCGACTCTCTTTGTTCGCCAAGCCGCTCCGGGCCTGTCGTTCATGTCGGCGTTGGTGCGCACGACCGCATCTGCAGATGCAAGAACCAACAACAAGGCCACGACGAGAACAAccgcagcagaagcagcagtTGCACGCGCCGAGCAAGCTGCTCTACTCAACGAGCAGACTGCGGCGCCTGCGATTGCCAACTGGACTCGATGGTGCGCGATACGCCTGCCCAAGGACTCGTTGCCACCCTGAAGCGGTTCGTCGACACTTACACACTCCCACCCATCCTTGAACCTTCTAACAAAAGGTCTAAATAGCCTCTCCGGCCACTCAGCGCTCCAGCCGACTGCCCAACACTCGCCGGATACGGATGCAGGACCAAAGCAAGCACCACCGCCTCCGTCATTATCACCGCACCACCACAGTGACCACACCGCTCAGGGCAATCCATGTaagtcgacgacgacgcccgGCCCAACGACCGCAGCAACAAGCAAGCATGCTCGGATTCTTTCATCGTCCACCCAACAACCAACACAAACACCGCCCGCCGCCCTTGAAAACCGCCAAATCCCGCCTccgtctccctccccctccaccgccgccggcacATATATCCAAGACCCTTCACTTGGTATTCTGCTGCCCGGCACCATCACCCCCACAGCCACCCCTTCCAACACATCCTCGAACGCATCTATATCAACCGCCGTCATTGTCACCATTGTCCTGGGCACAATCGCCGGCGTCGTAACAGTGAGTCTGGTCGTCATTCTCATCAACATGCAGCTCCgccggcgaagaagaagaggaggtcAGCCTTGTTCCCCCACGGAGAGCGACAAAAAGGGCCTCAGTGCGAATGCCAGTTCAACGGTGCTAAACTCGCCAGGTCTCGCGTCGCCGTTTCCCAAAATGAccacctcgacgccgccaatgGCCCCGGGGACCGAAATCCCAGCCAAGGGCGGAAATGACGTTAGGCTAGACGAGTTGAGGCCGCCTCCGAGACTTGGCGAGAGAAGGTTCCATCAGATAACAAGGAGCGAGGGCTCCATCGAAGTCCGGCCATCGCGAAGCTTGCACCACACACGCTGGGGAAAGCCCTCTAGTCTGGGGAACATACCTTCTGCCAAAGACATGCCGTCCTATTACGTGGGTGATGGGCAAACGCATGACCATGCGTCCCCAGACTCGCGAGCACCAGGCCGTAGTCGTCAGTACAACCTTTTTCCTACGAGGACAACACCACCGGCCATCAAGACGCACAAACCAGCCGCATCAACATCCACCACGTCTACCCTCCAGGGAACAGGGGTGACTCCACCGCGGACTCCAAAGAGCGGCGTTCTCAGCCCAGTCAACGGCCTCGTGTCGCCGGGACCTCCGCCAACGCGGGCGCTGCCTTCTCCGCCCTTGAAGTACTGGCAGGTCAACCCCCTGTCACCACCGTTGGACTCGCAAATGGACCATGTTCGTCCAGAGGAGATTGGGGTAGCCATTGGGTCGCCCACAAcagaggagaggagggagaagaggCCGCGCTTGGATGAGAGCGACATGGAGAGGCTGGGCGGCACATACTCGCCCTTTAGGAGGTGATGTATTCATCGACATGAAACCATGAACCGTTTTGTATTTTGATATTGACTTGGCATATAATGATGGTGAGAGGAGTATGAAGTAATGGAATATGAGACATGTACGCGTTGGTGTATGAGCACGACTTGCACAGCATTTGGGTTGCGTTGGGTTGCGATGCcatggcattggcattggcattggcattggcctGGGGCATGAACGATTAAATTAGGACCACAGGGTACGGTTCACTACGCATGGTATGGCATTCGTTTGGGCGAAATaatctgtttttttttaaatttttttttcaacctCCTGTTGTATTATAAAACCGGGTCGTCTAGAGAAGCTAATTTTGATTCAACGTTATGCCCTCGTCGCGCCCTTTGCCCTTTTCGATGTGTGGTCGGCACCTTTGTTAGATGCCGTGCTCCTCGAGCGACCGGATCAAGTCGGTGATGCTGGACTCCAGGCTGGTCCATTCCATGCCCAGCACCCTGACGGTCGCGTCGTTGTTGTACCTGAAGTTCTCGCTGGCGGGCGGCGCCCCTCCGCCCTCGACGTCCCTGCCGGGCAACTTGCCCTGCCGTGCCAGCTCGGGAAACGCGGCCCACGCAATCTCAGCCATGGCGCGGTTCGTGAACCTGCCCCCGATGGTGAGGTGGCGCCTCCCGCCGGCGTCGGGCCTCTCCATGGCGCGGACGTGCGCCAGCGCCGCGTCGCGCACGTCGACCCAGACGGTGACGGGGCCCGTCGCGGGGATCCCGCGGTTCCAGGCGCCGGTGACGAGGGCCGCGGCGCGCTCGTTGGACGTGTTGATGCCCTCGAGGGAGGCGAGGTGGTGCGCGACGGGGCCGAAGACGACCGGCGGGCAGATGGTGGCCAGGTCGAAGCCGGGCTTCTCGCGGGCCACAAAGTCCCACGCCGCCTTCTCGGCCAGCGTCTTGGAGAGGCGGTACGCCGTGGCGGGCGAGGAGGCGTCGAGGTCTTGCGTCCCGACCGGGTTCCAGGACTCTTCGGTGAAGGTGTGGGAGCCGTCCGAGAGGTGCTTCTCGTCTAGGACAGCGGCAAACGACGACgtgacgacgacgcgctTGACCGTCGGCGCGGATCTCTTGACGGCTTTGAGGATGCCGGTTGTGCCGATCACGGCCGGGTCAATGAGCTCCTTTTGGGCGTCGGCTGTGGGTGTTCGACCTCTTTGTCAGCGGCTGTTGCTGCATCTCATGCTGTATCTGCCGGGACGTGTTGTGTCCcaaatctttttttttatatgtGTCAGAATGACTTACTCCATTTGAAGTGGAACGGACTGGCCGTGTGCAAAACCACCTCGATACCCGGCTTCTTGACTACTTCGTCAAACGCACCGTCCTTTGCAATGTCGCCGACTACGACGACTTCCAGCTGGCTGCCCTTGTCTTTGTAGGCGTCACGTATGGGCTTCGCCTTCTGCTCAGAACGGACAGTCGTGATGACCGTGTGACCTTTGCTCAGGAGCTGGTCTAGGATGTGGGCTATCACATCACGGCGAGGTTAGTATGGCGTTATCTGGGCTCCGGCGTGGTTGTTTTCCGCTGGTGGCATCACGGGCATGACAATGGATGAGGTGGGGAGAGAGGGGTTGCGCCATCTCCAGTTATTCTCAAAGCCAACAATAACCTCTTCAATGCTTTGTGAGGTAGTGTTTGAATCGACGGGGTATGCACCTACCAGCTATGAAGCCCGAGCCGCCTAAAAATGTCGATGGTTATCAGTTTCTACATTCCTACTGCCGGATTCCCAATTCAATTCACTGCTCACCAGTAAGAAGGACCTTGGTCATCGTGCGTCAATTGGGAGATTCGACAGTCAAATCGGGCAATGTGAGTAAATACAATTTTGGAATGAACATGATTTTGATACACTGGGTTTGCCCCGACATATTTATAAGCCAGCCCCCCCTTCCCTCCATGAGAGCCATTTCTAAGCCTTGACGTCAATATTCATTTAGCACCCTTATGTCCGGTGGTGGAGATAACGTCGCCCCGATGTTAACCTGCCTCGGCACCCTCTAGCTAGCCCTTCCCCACGCTCCCGTCGTGGGGGTTGCGTTTTGGGTATTGACAAATGGCCGACATGGCTCCCAGAGCCGTAATTTTGCCCAAATACTTCAGACAAGTTAGCGACATCCACCGTTGAACAAAAACCGTCAATGTTTGTTCGTACCTGACTCCAGTATAAACCAGTCATAGTAGATCCTGGAGAAACAGTGATTAATTGTTTCAAAATTT from Metarhizium brunneum chromosome 2, complete sequence includes these protein-coding regions:
- the azaE gene encoding Ketoreductase azaE, with amino-acid sequence MTKVLLTGGSGFIAAHILDQLLSKGHTVITTVRSEQKAKPIRDAYKDKGSQLEVVVVGDIAKDGAFDEVVKKPGIEVVLHTASPFHFKWTDAQKELIDPAVIGTTGILKAVKRSAPTVKRVVVTSSFAAVLDEKHLSDGSHTFTEESWNPVGTQDLDASSPATAYRLSKTLAEKAAWDFVAREKPGFDLATICPPVVFGPVAHHLASLEGINTSNERAAALVTGAWNRGIPATGPVTVWVDVRDAALAHVRAMERPDAGGRRHLTIGGRFTNRAMAEIAWAAFPELARQGKLPGRDVEGGGAPPASENFRYNNDATVRVLGMEWTSLESSITDLIRSLEEHGI